In Candidatus Methylomirabilota bacterium, the DNA window CGAACGCGGCGATGGTCAGCACGTGGCACACGCGCGCGGCGGTCAACGCGGCCGCGATGCCGAAGCGGGCGGGCACCGAGTGCAGCCGGTGGCGCCGGTCGAACTCCACGTCCTGGCAGGCGTAGATGAGATCGAAGCCGGCGATCCAGACGGTGAGCGCGAACCACAGCACGTAGACCGGCGGATCGAAGCCGGCGCGCACCGCGATCCAGCCGCCCGCGGCCGCGATCCCGTCCGTGAAGCCGAGGATCCAGTGCGACAGCCAGGTGAAACGCTTGGTGTAGGAGTAGCCCACCAGGAACAGCACGGCGAGCGGCGAGAGCATCAGGCAGAGCGGGTTGAGCATCCAGGCCGAGAGCAGCAGCAGGGCCGCCGAGAGCGCCGCAGCCGTCGTGACCTGCGCGGGCGTGAGCCGGCCGGTCGGCAGATGGCGTTGCGCGGTGCGCGGGTTGGCCGCGTCGATGAAGCGGTCGGCCAGCCGGTTCACGCTCATGGCGAGCGTCCGCGCGCCCGCCATCGCGAGGGTCACCCAGATCACCACGTGCCAGCCCGGCCAGCCGTCGGCGGCCAGCACCATCGCCACGTAGGCGAAGGGCAGCGCAAAGACGGTGTGCTCGAACTTGATCGCGTCGAGGAAGTGCCGGACGGTGGGCACGCGGTCCGGAGGAGCGCTAGAGTCCGTACTCGGCCCAGCGCCGCGTGACGAGAGCGCGGATGTCCTCGCTCATCACGATCTCCTCGGGCCACGGCTGCCCGATACCGTCGGCCTCGGTCTTCTCGGTGGCGTCCACCCCGAGCTTGCCGCCGAAGCGGTGGCGCATCGCCGCGTGGTCGAGGTCGTCCATCGGGCCGTCCACGATCACGAGGTCGCGCTTCGGATCGATGTTGCCGCTCGCGCGCCAGGCCACCTCGGAAAGATCGTGCACGTTCACGTGATCGGAGACCACCACGATGTTCTTGGCCAGCATCATGAGCCCGAGGCCCCAGAGCGCATACATGGCCTTGCGGGCGTGGCCGGGATAGCGCTTCTTGATGGAGACGATCACCAGGTTGTGGAACACGCCCTCGGCGGGCATGTTCATGTCCACGACCTCGGGGAGCATCATCCGGATGATCGGCAGGAAGATGCGCTCGGTGGCCTTGCCCAGCCAGTAGTCCTCCTGCGGCGGGCGGCCCACGATGGTGGTGGGATAGATCGGGTTGCGGCGCCGCGTGATCGCCTTCAGGTGGAACACCGGGTAGTCGCGGGCCAGCGAGTAGTACCCGGTGTGATCGCCGAACGGGCCCTCCAGGCGACGCTCCGCCGGATCCACCCAGCCCTCGAGCACGATGTCGGCCTCGGCGGGGACGTCGATGTGCACGGTGCGGCACGACACCATGGGCACGCCCGACCCGCGCAGCCAGCCCGCGAAGACCATCTCGTCCACCCCGGGGGGCAGCGGCGCGGAGCCCGAGTAGATCGCGCACGGATCGCCGCCCAGGGCGATGGCGACCTCCATCGGCTGCCGCCGCTCCTCGGCGAGCCGCTGGTGCTCGGCCGAGCCCTTGTGGATCTGCCAGTGCATGCCGAGCGTCTGGTCGTCGTAGACCTGGAGGCGGTACATGCCGACGTTGCGCGCGCCGGTGACCGGATCGCGCGTGAAGACCATCGGAAGCGTGATGTAGCGGCCGCCGTCGCCCGGCCAGCACCGCAGCACGGGCAGGGTGGCCAGGGAGGGTTGCTCGGTCTCCACCACTTCCTGGCACGGCGCGGACCGCACGCGCTTGGGGCCGGCCTTGGCCAGGTCGAAGAGATCGCCGAGCTTGCGCAGCTTGTCGAACGTGGAGCCGGGCATGCGCAGGTCGAGCAGCTTGGCGACCCGGGCCGAGACGTCGTCGAGGCGATCGACGCCGAGCGCGGCGGCCATGCGCTCGCGCGAGCCGAACGCATTGATGAGCACCGGCATGTCGAAGCCCTGCACGTTCTCGAAGAGCAGGGCCACGTTGCGTCCGCCCGCGCTCTTGGAGACACGGTCGGTGATCTCGGCGATCTCCAGATCGCGTGAAACCGGCGCGCTCACCCGCTTGAGCCAGCCCTCCTTCTCGAGGTGGGCGATGAACGCGCGGAGATCGGCGAAGGCCAACGGCCACCTACTCGTGGAAGTACCGCGTCACGAGCCAGCCGGCCACGATGAAGAAGACCAGCCTCGCGGCGGTGCGCACCGCGACGAAGTGCCAGCCCATCAGGGGGCCTCCCAGGCGATGATCCGCTGCATCCCGAAGAGCGCCCACGCGATCATGTGCGCGACCAGCGGGCCCAGCGCCATCCCCGAGCTCGCGAGCAGCACCAGGGGCGGCTCACCACCACCGCGACCAGCACCGCGAGCGCGGACAGGATCAGGAGCGCAATATCGAGAATTCCCTCGCGGCATGGCGGCATTATACGGCAAGGGCACCCAATCGCCTGCATAGTCGAATGGTTACACGCGGCGTGCGGGTGCGCGGCGAGGCGTGGGCCTTGTCGATCCTTGCGAGAATATCTACTCCGCTTGGTCGGGAGCGTTTCACCGGCTTCTCAACAGCATGAGGCGGAGGGAACACCCTGAGTGGACGTGTCGTCAGCAAGGGGGCCACCATGAAAGCCATTCGACTCCATAGAGCAGGCGGTCCGGAGCAACTGGTGTACGAGGATGCGCCCAGGCCTGAATTGGTCGCCGGAGACGCTCTCATCCGAGTTCACGCCGCGGGCATCACGCCTGCCGAGTTGACGTGGGCAGAAACCTACAGGCATTGCGACGGGTCCGAGCGCCTGCCCGCGATACCGGGCCACGAGGTGTGCGGCGTCGTCGAGGGCTTGGCCGCCGGCGTCACCGACGTGTCGATCGGCGACGAGGTGTATGCGCTCACCTCTTTCTGCCGAGATGGCGCCGCCGCGGAGTACGTCGTGGCCCCCGCGGCCGACCTGGCGCCGAAGCCGAAGACACTCAGCCGTGTGGAGGCGGCCGCCGTGCCGCTTTCGGCCCTCACGGTCTGGCAGGCCTTCTTCGAGCACGCGGGGCTTGCGCCGGGCCACCGGGTGCTGATCCACGGCGCCGCCGGAGGGGTGGGCGCCTTTGCGGTTCAGATTGCCCGCTACCACGGTGCGTACACGGTCGGCACCGCCTCCGCTGAAAACCGCGACTTTCTGCTCGGCCTTGGGGCGAATGAGGTCGTTGACTACCAGCACGTTCCATTCGAGCAGTCCGTGCGTGATATGGATGTCGTCCTGGACACCATCGGGGGCAGCACGCGCGAACGCTCCTGGCAGGTGCTGAAGCCGGGAGGAATCCTGGTCAGCTTGCCGGAGCCGATCCCCGAGCGCGAAGCAGCGGCCCACGGCAAGCCCGGCAGGCGCGGCGTGTTCTTCATCGTGCGACCCGAGCGCGAACAGCTGGGCCGGATCGCGACGTTGATCGATTCTGGCGCGGTCCGTCCGGTCATCGCGGAGACCATTCCGCTGGCGAAGGCCCGATACGCATTTGAACGCGGAGTGGCCGGCCACACCCGCGGGAAGCTGGTGTTGGCGGTCGAAACGCCGTGACCTCTCGTGTGGTCGCTTGACTTCGACCCGCGGGCTCGCGTAGTAGATGAAGCCCCATGATCAAGGCGGATCTGGTCTCTGCGATGGCGAAGGCGTCCGGCGGCTCCAAGGTCTCCGCCGAGCGGGCGCTGAACGCCCTGATCGACGGCGTGTTCGATTCGCTCAAGCGCGGCCGTCGGGTCACCATCGGCGGCTTCGGCACGTTTCTCCTGAGCCGGCGCGCCGAGCGGAACGGGCGCAATCCGCGCACCGGCAAGGCCATCCGGATCCCGGCCTGTCGCGTCCCGCGCTTCAAGCCGAGCCGCTCGCTCCGGGATTCGCTCCAGTAGCACCACTCCGCGCTGTTCCGGCGGCCGCTTGCTTGACACTTCCGATGACGCCCCCGTACAATGGCCAGCGCCGCTGGGGGATCGTCTAATGGTAGGACGCCAGGTTCTGGCCCTGGTAATGGGGGTTCGAGCCCTCCTCCCCCAGCCATTTATGTTTCTCGCGCCGAGGCCACGCAGTTCGAGCGCGCGCAGCACGGTAGTCGGCCGGCCCCATCGTCTAGAGGCCTAGGACACGGCCCTCTCAAGGCTGAAACACGGGTTCGAATCCCGTTGGGGCCACCAAATTGTTTTTGTTGATGTTTGATGGCTGCATGTTCGAGTCGCGTTGCCGACCGGACTCAAACACGAAGCCGGTCTCTCCTCTTAGCCGTTCAGGACGTCGAGTCGTGCGGCTTGAGCGTCGGGTAGCCGGTCAGGCGTTCCCCTTCAGCCGCGCGACGTTGAACGTCGGCACGGGCTCGAGTAGTCCCTTCAGCGGGAGGGCCCCCACCTCCTCGGTGTCGATCAACTCCTCTGCGGCGCCCACGACCGAGATCATGATCACCGGGATGTGCCGGAGTCGCTCGGCCGCCTTGAGCTGCTCGAGCACCTGGTGGCCGTTCAACTCCGGCATCATGATGTCGAGGAGCACGAGGTCGAACGGGCGTGAACGGAGCACTCCAGTGCTTGCCGGCTGTCATTGTCCGTCACGACGTCGCGGTAGCCCTGGGGCTTGAGGCGGTTGGTGAGGGTATAGCGGTTGGCCTCGTTGTCGTCGACGACGAGCAGCGTGGCGGCTTCGCAGGTCACCGCTGAGGCTCCCTCGTGAGCAGCGCCCGGATCTTCCCGAGCAATCTAGGAAAATCCACCGGCTTGGTGTCGTAGTCGCGCGTCGACGGCTCGGCTGCGGTCACCCTCCATGGCGTGGGACGACAGGGCGATGATCGGAACCGCTCGAGTACCGGGCGCGCCCTTCAGTCGGCGAGTCGCCTCCCAGCCGTCGAGCACCGGAAGGCTCAGATCCATCAAAATCAGATCGGGGCGCCTCGGACGTCACCATCGCGACGCCCTGCTCCCCGTCGGTGGCCACGACCACCTCGAACCCCGCGCGCGTGAGCAGGCCGCGCAGCCCGAGGCGCACGCGGAGCGGGCCGGCGGTGCCGCCCACCTCGATGGGCCGCTCGGCGAGGGCCGCGCGCAGGTCCAGGGCCGCCAGGGCTGCCCGGCGCGCGTGGTCCTCGTGCGCGAAGGGCGCGCCGAAGAGGTGCGCTCCACCGCGCTGGCGGCGCGACTGGGCGCAAGCGCCCGCGCGGTGGCCTTCCGGCTCTCCGCCGGCACCGCGGGGGCACCGGGCTCCTGGAGTGGCGGTCCCGCTCGGCGCGGCGTAGGCTGGGCGACAGCGATCACATGAAGCGCGCCGTGCTGAATCGACTGTTCCGCGCGTTGATCCGGCGCGCTCGCGGCGTGCTCGCAGATGCGACCCCGGACCGGATCGTTCTTTCCCGCCGGTACCGGCGCATCTTCGGGCGGCCGCTGAACCTGCGCCATCCCGAGACCTTCAACGAGAAGCTCTACTGGCTGAGCCTGTACTACCGCACGCCCCTCGTCACGGCCGTAACCGACAAGTACGCGGTCCGGGACTACGTCGCCGCGCGGGTCGGGCCGCACATCCTCAACGAGCTCTATGGTCACTGGACCAGCGCCCGGGACATCGACTTCGATGCCCTGCCGGACAGCTTCGTCCTGAAGGTCAACTGGGGGTGGCGGTACAACATCTTCTGCCGCCGCAAGGCCGATCTCGACATCGACCAGACGCGTTGGCAGCTCAACCAGTGGATGTGCCGCAGCCACTACTGGAACATGCGCGAGTGGTGCTACAAGCACATCACGCCGCGAATCATCTGCGAGAAGCTGCTCGTGGACCCGGTCGAGGTCAATCCGGTCGAGTATGGCTTCCACTGCTTCGGCGGTGAGCCGCGCTTCGTGCGGGTGCACAAGAACCGCGCCACCAATCTGACCGTCGACATCTTCACGGCCGACTGGCAGCGGCCGCCGTTCGTGGTCAACCGGCCGAGCTCGGGCAAGGTGGTCGACCCGCCGCCCAACTATGCCGCGATGGTGGACTGCGCGCGGCGCTTGGCGCGCGGCTGGCCATTCGTTCGGGTCGACCTGTACGGCATCGCCGGGCGCACCGTGTTCGGCGAGATGACGCTCTCGCCCGGTGCCGGCTCGAACCGCTTCATCCCCGAATCCTACGAATACTACTGGGGCCGGGAGCTGCCGCTGCCCCGCCGGCCGCGCCGCCGCGACGTGACGGTGGTGATGGGTGGCGCCTAGCTGGAGGGGTTCACGCCTTGCAGTACGAAGCCGACCACCTCGCGCGGACGGGAGGGGGCAGAAGACCGAGCGGAACAAGCGGTTGGTGCGCGAAATCACGGACGTCGTTTGGAACCACCGAGGTGTCGAGCGGATTCCGACTATCGGCCGTACGCCCTTCGCAAGGGGCACGAGGGTGTCCGCGCCATGGTCGAAGGCGCCTGGACTGCGCTTCCCGGCTACCACGAGGAAGTGCACGAGCTCATCGGCGAGCGCGATCGTGTCGCGGTTCACTTGACCATTTCCGGGACCCAGAATGGCCAATGGGGACCACTGCCGCCCACCGGGAAGAAGGCCACGTTCGACGAGATGGTGATCCTTCAGATTCGAGATGGTAAGGTCGTCAGGCAGCGTGGGGTGGTGGACAATCTGTCGGCGCTGGGGCAGCTTGGCGCGGTACCATCGCCGCGGTCCTGATCGGTGAATCGCGGTGCGGGTTCTCACGATCGAACGCGCCGGGCGGACGCGGGTATGACCGGTGCGACGACTTTCCCAGATCGAGACGTTCATCGCGGAGGCGGCCGCGAGCAGGGCGCTCGCGCGGCCGATGGCCGCGGCTAGCCAGGAGGGTGCATGGACCCCAGCACGGAGCGACAGGGCCTGCAATGGCAGATCGGCGTGTGGGATCGCCTCTCGCAGCTCTACGTCGAGGAGATCGATCCGCGCTTCGCGGCCGTCGTGCAGCACGTGCTCCGGCGCGGTGAGGTGAAGGCGGGTGATCGTGTCCTCGACCTCGGCACGGGGACCGGCTCGGTGGCGATCGGGGCGGCCGCGCTGGCCGGCCCGGCCGGGCGCGTCACCGCGGTCGACATCAGCCCGGACATGCTGGCCATGGCCCGACGCCGGGTGGTCGAATCCGGCCACGGACACGTCGACCTGCGCGAGGGCCGGGCCGAGCAGCTGCCCGCGGCGGACTCCTCGGTCGACGTGCTGCTGGCCTCCCTGAGCCTCATGTACGTCATCGATCGGGGCGCGGCTGCTCGCGAGATGCGCCGGGTGCTGCGGCCGGGCGGCCGGCTCGTGGCCGCCGTCTGGGCGGCCGCCGACCAGTGCGACATCGTGCTGTTCCAGCAGACGGCGGGGCGGTTCGCCCCGACGCCGCCGGTGCCCGGCGTCGGGCCCGGGTCGCTGGCCGATCCCGCCGTCCTCCTGGCCCAGCTCGCCGAGGCGGGCATCGTCGCCTCTGTCGAGACGGAGGAGCTGGGCTTCGACTTCCCGAGCTTCGACCTGGCCTGGGAGGTTCTCGCCGGGGTGACGACGGCTCAGCTCGCTCCCGACAAGCAGCAGGAAGCGAAGGCGGCGGTGCAGGCCGCCATGTGGCCGGGTGGTCGCGGCTCCCGTCACTTTCGCAACGTGACGCAGTTCATCGTCGGCCGCGCGCGGTGAAGTGTGAACACATCGCCGAGGTGTTCACCGCGGTGTCCGAGATCTTCGGCGCGCGCGATCTTCTCCGCGGAGCTTGGCCGATGCAAGCCGATCCGGAGGCCTTTCGTCGCCTGGCCGCCCGGCTGGAGGTTGCTGCCGGTGAGATGCTCTAGCTCGATGACGACGCCGCCTGCGTCGCCGGTGCCCGCGAGGCCGGATTGTCGGCGGAACGGGTGAGCGGGGCGGCCGACATGCGCGCCAGCCCCGCGGCTCACGGGCTGGCCGAGTCGACAAAGGAGAGTGACATGGCCGGACGGGGCTCCGTCCCGGTGCCGGGCACGCCGCTCGCCGAGGAGCACACGCCCGCGGAGATTCGACGGATCGCCGCCGGCCTGCCCTGAGCGCCGGCGGCGCTCGGGCGCGAGCAAAGGAACGCATCGATGCTGACGATGCTCTACTGGGGCGGCGCGATCGTCGTGGCCATCGTCCTGGGCGCGTTCGGGTTGAAGCGCGCCATGCGGCCGCCTCGTCGGCTCGACTCGGTGCCCTGGCCGCTCACCGCCCGCGCCGTGATTCCCGGGATCCCGGGCGCCCGCTACCTGGTCGGCGTGGACATCGAGCCGTTCGTCCACGACGTGGTGGCCGCGCGGCAACGCGAAGAAGCCGCTCTGGCCCGTGCCGGCCACACCGGGCCGCCTCCGCCGGCCGATCTGCTCGTCATCTCGGGGGGCGGCGACAATGGCGCCTTCGGCGCGGGAGTGCTCTGCGGCTGGACCGATTCGGGAAACCGGCCGACGTTCAAGAGCGTCACCGGCATCAGCACGGGGGCGCTGATCGCCCCGCTCGCCTTCGTGGGCAGTGAGTACGACGGGTTGCTGAGGAAGATCTACACGTCGGTGACTCCGGCCGACATCCTGGAAAAGCGCCACATCATGGCCGCGGTCACCAACGATGGCATGGCGGACAACCGTCCGCTCTGGGACCTGATCTCCAGATCGATCGACCAGGCGCTGCTGTCCCGGATCGCGGAGGAGCACGGCAAGGGGCGCATCCTCCTGGTCGGCACCACCAACCTCGATGTGCGCCAGCCGGTCATCTGGAACATGGGCAAGATCGCGGCCAGCGGCAGTCCCCGGGCGCTCGATCTCTGCCGGGCCATCCTGCTGGCCTCGTCGGCCCTCCCCGGGGTGTTCCCCCCGACGATGATCCGCGTCGAGGCGGACGGCGCGCCCTACGAGGAGATGCACGTCGACGGGGGCGCCTCGGCCCAGGCCTTCCTCTACCCGCCGAGCATGACCCACGTGGCACGGACCATGGGAGGCGAGATCAAGCGCGAGGGCCGTGTCTACGTCGTCCGGAACTCCACCTTCGGCGCCACGTGGTCGCGCATCGAGCGACGGACGATCAGCATCGCCGGCCGCGCCATCACGTCGCTCATCCACACGCAGGGTCTCGGCGATCTCTATCGCATCTACGTGACGGCCCAGCACGATGCGCTCGATTTCAACCTCGCCTACATCGATCGCGACTTCAAGTTCGAGGGAAAGAAGGAGGAGTTCGACACCGTCTACATGCAGGCCCTCTTCGACTACGGCTACCGCCTGAGCCACCAGGGCTATCCGTGGAAGAAGACCCCGCCCGGTCTCGAGACCCCGCTGGGACTCTGACCCGCGGTCACGCCGGCCCTCCCGGTCCAACGGAGGCCGTGAGCCTGCGCCATGACGGCATCGAGTCCGGCCGAGAGGAGGTACGGGGACCGCGCCCCCCGCGCGACGGAGCCCGGGTCGACGGCTACTACTTGATTGCGCCCACCGTGAAGCCGGCGATGAAGCGGTCGACGAAGAAGTTGTAGACGATCGCGATCGGCACGCTGGCGATGAAGCACCCCGCCATCAGGGAGCCCCAGAAGTAGACGTCGCCGCGGACCAGGAAAGTGGGCACCCCGACGCTCACCGTGTACTGCGACGCGGTGGAGATGAAGGTCAGCGCGTAGACGAACTCCTGCGTGACCAGGGTGAAGCTGAAGATGATCACGGTCAGGATGCCGGCCACCGAGATCGGGATCACCACGCGCACGAAGGCGCCCAGCCGGCTCAGGCCGTCGATCAGCGCCGCCTCCTCCACGTCGGTGGGAATGGCCTTGAAGAAGCCCATGAGCAGCCAGGTACAGAACGGCACCGTGAAGGAGGGGTAGACCAGCACCAGCGACCACAGCGAGTCCTGCAACCCGACCGAGGCGATGAGCCGGGACATGGGAATGAAGAGCAGGGTCGGCGGCACCAGGTAGGTGAGGAAGATCCCGATCCCGATCTGCTCGCCCCATCGGCCGGTGAGCCGGGCGAGCGCGTAGCCGGCGGGCAGCGCGAGCACCAGGGTGATGATCACCACCACCACCCCGACCAGGGCGGTGTTCCACAGCCACCGGCCGTAGAGCGTGTCCTCGAAGAGCACGCGCACGTTCTCCAGGGTGGGGGCCTCGTTGTAGATGAACGGGTTGTTGCCGCGCCTGAGCAGGTCGCCGGTGCTCTTGAAGGTGGTGATCAACATCCAGTAGAAGGGAAACGCGGTGAACAGGGTGAAGAGCCCGATCACTCCCGCATGGACACCGCGTCCCGCCATCCGCCGCGCCCACCCCGGCCGGGCCATCAGACGACCTCGGTGCGCCGGGCGACGCGCAGGAAGACGAAGGCCACGACCAGCAGCATCGGAAACAGGAAGACCGCGATGGCCGCGCCTTCCGCCAGGTCTCCGCCCTGGATACCGGTGAAGAAGGCCAGGGTCGAGAGGACCTGGGTGGTGTCGTATGGCCCGCCGCGGGTGAGCACGAAGATCACGATCATGTCGGTGAAGGCGAACACCAGCCCGAACAGGCTGGCCACCAGCATGATCGGCCGCACCAGGGGCAAGGTGATCTGGACCAGGTGGCGCCAGGGGCTGGCCCCGTCCACCTGGGCCGCGTCGTGGATCTCCTGGGGAATGGAGGTGAGGCCCGCCATGAGGATCACGGTGGCCAGCGGCAGCAGCCGCCACACGTGGACGCCGATGACGGACATCATGGCCAGGTACGGCTTGCCGAGGTACATCGGCCAGTTGTCGGCCGAGATCAGGCCCGCGGCCTGGAGCGTCCAGTTGATCACGCTGTAGATGGAGTCGAGGATCCACAGCCAGCCGATGCTGCCGAGGGACATCGGAGCCACCCACGGGAGCAGGATCAGCAGGCGGACGAACCACTTGCCGGGGAAGTCCTTCATCAGGGCCAGCGCCAGGATCGTGGCCAGCACGATGACCAGGACCTGGGAGCCGATGGCGAAGACGAAGGTGTTGCGAAGGGCGGTCAGGAACTGGGGGCTGTCGAGGATGGCGCGGAAGTTCTTGAGCCCGACGAAGTCGAGGGTGCGGCTGCCGGCGGTGATGTCGGTCAGGCTGTAGTAGAGCGCGAGGAAGAAGGGCACTCCGACCACCAGCAGGATGTAGAGGACGGCGGGGGCGATCATCATCGATCCCAGCCACCCGCGCCGGTTGACCAGGAAGTCGAGCCGGCCGGGCCGG includes these proteins:
- a CDS encoding UbiA-like polyprenyltransferase is translated as MPTVRHFLDAIKFEHTVFALPFAYVAMVLAADGWPGWHVVIWVTLAMAGARTLAMSVNRLADRFIDAANPRTAQRHLPTGRLTPAQVTTAAALSAALLLLSAWMLNPLCLMLSPLAVLFLVGYSYTKRFTWLSHWILGFTDGIAAAGGWIAVRAGFDPPVYVLWFALTVWIAGFDLIYACQDVEFDRRHRLHSVPARFGIAAALTAARVCHVLTIAAFALLGWMMGLGLLYWAGVLVVAALLVYEHSLVSPRDLSRLDIAFFNVNGYIAVILFFSVIGGRLR
- a CDS encoding menaquinone biosynthesis decarboxylase — translated: MAFADLRAFIAHLEKEGWLKRVSAPVSRDLEIAEITDRVSKSAGGRNVALLFENVQGFDMPVLINAFGSRERMAAALGVDRLDDVSARVAKLLDLRMPGSTFDKLRKLGDLFDLAKAGPKRVRSAPCQEVVETEQPSLATLPVLRCWPGDGGRYITLPMVFTRDPVTGARNVGMYRLQVYDDQTLGMHWQIHKGSAEHQRLAEERRQPMEVAIALGGDPCAIYSGSAPLPPGVDEMVFAGWLRGSGVPMVSCRTVHIDVPAEADIVLEGWVDPAERRLEGPFGDHTGYYSLARDYPVFHLKAITRRRNPIYPTTIVGRPPQEDYWLGKATERIFLPIIRMMLPEVVDMNMPAEGVFHNLVIVSIKKRYPGHARKAMYALWGLGLMMLAKNIVVVSDHVNVHDLSEVAWRASGNIDPKRDLVIVDGPMDDLDHAAMRHRFGGKLGVDATEKTEADGIGQPWPEEIVMSEDIRALVTRRWAEYGL
- a CDS encoding NADP-dependent oxidoreductase yields the protein MKAIRLHRAGGPEQLVYEDAPRPELVAGDALIRVHAAGITPAELTWAETYRHCDGSERLPAIPGHEVCGVVEGLAAGVTDVSIGDEVYALTSFCRDGAAAEYVVAPAADLAPKPKTLSRVEAAAVPLSALTVWQAFFEHAGLAPGHRVLIHGAAGGVGAFAVQIARYHGAYTVGTASAENRDFLLGLGANEVVDYQHVPFEQSVRDMDVVLDTIGGSTRERSWQVLKPGGILVSLPEPIPEREAAAHGKPGRRGVFFIVRPEREQLGRIATLIDSGAVRPVIAETIPLAKARYAFERGVAGHTRGKLVLAVETP
- a CDS encoding HU family DNA-binding protein, with protein sequence MIKADLVSAMAKASGGSKVSAERALNALIDGVFDSLKRGRRVTIGGFGTFLLSRRAERNGRNPRTGKAIRIPACRVPRFKPSRSLRDSLQ
- a CDS encoding response regulator, with the protein product MLLDIMMPELNGHQVLEQLKAAERLRHIPVIMISVVGAAEELIDTEEVGALPLKGLLEPVPTFNVARLKGNA
- a CDS encoding ATP-grasp fold amidoligase family protein, which encodes MKRAVLNRLFRALIRRARGVLADATPDRIVLSRRYRRIFGRPLNLRHPETFNEKLYWLSLYYRTPLVTAVTDKYAVRDYVAARVGPHILNELYGHWTSARDIDFDALPDSFVLKVNWGWRYNIFCRRKADLDIDQTRWQLNQWMCRSHYWNMREWCYKHITPRIICEKLLVDPVEVNPVEYGFHCFGGEPRFVRVHKNRATNLTVDIFTADWQRPPFVVNRPSSGKVVDPPPNYAAMVDCARRLARGWPFVRVDLYGIAGRTVFGEMTLSPGAGSNRFIPESYEYYWGRELPLPRRPRRRDVTVVMGGA
- a CDS encoding ester cyclase — translated: MEPPRCRADSDYRPYALRKGHEGVRAMVEGAWTALPGYHEEVHELIGERDRVAVHLTISGTQNGQWGPLPPTGKKATFDEMVILQIRDGKVVRQRGVVDNLSALGQLGAVPSPRS
- a CDS encoding methyltransferase domain-containing protein, giving the protein MDPSTERQGLQWQIGVWDRLSQLYVEEIDPRFAAVVQHVLRRGEVKAGDRVLDLGTGTGSVAIGAAALAGPAGRVTAVDISPDMLAMARRRVVESGHGHVDLREGRAEQLPAADSSVDVLLASLSLMYVIDRGAAAREMRRVLRPGGRLVAAVWAAADQCDIVLFQQTAGRFAPTPPVPGVGPGSLADPAVLLAQLAEAGIVASVETEELGFDFPSFDLAWEVLAGVTTAQLAPDKQQEAKAAVQAAMWPGGRGSRHFRNVTQFIVGRAR
- a CDS encoding patatin-like phospholipase family protein; amino-acid sequence: MLTMLYWGGAIVVAIVLGAFGLKRAMRPPRRLDSVPWPLTARAVIPGIPGARYLVGVDIEPFVHDVVAARQREEAALARAGHTGPPPPADLLVISGGGDNGAFGAGVLCGWTDSGNRPTFKSVTGISTGALIAPLAFVGSEYDGLLRKIYTSVTPADILEKRHIMAAVTNDGMADNRPLWDLISRSIDQALLSRIAEEHGKGRILLVGTTNLDVRQPVIWNMGKIAASGSPRALDLCRAILLASSALPGVFPPTMIRVEADGAPYEEMHVDGGASAQAFLYPPSMTHVARTMGGEIKREGRVYVVRNSTFGATWSRIERRTISIAGRAITSLIHTQGLGDLYRIYVTAQHDALDFNLAYIDRDFKFEGKKEEFDTVYMQALFDYGYRLSHQGYPWKKTPPGLETPLGL
- a CDS encoding carbohydrate ABC transporter permease; translated protein: MAGRGVHAGVIGLFTLFTAFPFYWMLITTFKSTGDLLRRGNNPFIYNEAPTLENVRVLFEDTLYGRWLWNTALVGVVVVIITLVLALPAGYALARLTGRWGEQIGIGIFLTYLVPPTLLFIPMSRLIASVGLQDSLWSLVLVYPSFTVPFCTWLLMGFFKAIPTDVEEAALIDGLSRLGAFVRVVIPISVAGILTVIIFSFTLVTQEFVYALTFISTASQYTVSVGVPTFLVRGDVYFWGSLMAGCFIASVPIAIVYNFFVDRFIAGFTVGAIK
- a CDS encoding sugar ABC transporter permease, which produces MMIAPAVLYILLVVGVPFFLALYYSLTDITAGSRTLDFVGLKNFRAILDSPQFLTALRNTFVFAIGSQVLVIVLATILALALMKDFPGKWFVRLLILLPWVAPMSLGSIGWLWILDSIYSVINWTLQAAGLISADNWPMYLGKPYLAMMSVIGVHVWRLLPLATVILMAGLTSIPQEIHDAAQVDGASPWRHLVQITLPLVRPIMLVASLFGLVFAFTDMIVIFVLTRGGPYDTTQVLSTLAFFTGIQGGDLAEGAAIAVFLFPMLLVVAFVFLRVARRTEVV